In Pseudomonadota bacterium, a genomic segment contains:
- a CDS encoding enoyl-CoA hydratase, giving the protein MTVTNTAKVNVNETVLLRTDEGGVATLRLNRPKAYNALSEELLATLQMQLDTISNDSSVRVVIIEGSGDAFCAGHDLKQMRANRSQEYYDALFKTCSQFMLTLMRIPQPVIAKVHGIATAAGCQLVGACDLAIASEEAKFATSGVNYGLFCSTPAVAVSRNIHRKKAAELLFTGEFIDARTAESLGLINKAVPAKQLNAEVLQMANLIIRKSAVAVSTGKRMLYRQIEMGIDDAYKFAAETMACNMMALDVSEGIDAFIEKRSATWKHV; this is encoded by the coding sequence ATGACTGTTACAAACACGGCGAAAGTAAACGTCAACGAAACCGTATTGCTTAGAACAGATGAAGGTGGCGTTGCCACACTGAGACTTAACCGCCCAAAAGCATACAACGCGCTCTCTGAGGAACTTCTGGCAACACTTCAAATGCAATTAGATACCATCAGCAATGATTCATCAGTTCGAGTCGTCATCATTGAGGGGAGCGGAGACGCATTTTGTGCTGGCCATGACCTTAAACAAATGCGGGCAAACCGAAGCCAAGAGTATTATGACGCGCTGTTCAAAACCTGCAGTCAATTCATGCTCACCCTAATGAGGATCCCTCAACCTGTCATCGCTAAAGTACATGGCATTGCGACAGCTGCTGGCTGTCAACTCGTTGGGGCCTGCGATCTTGCTATTGCATCAGAAGAAGCGAAATTTGCAACTTCTGGAGTTAATTACGGCTTATTTTGTTCAACACCGGCAGTTGCCGTATCTCGAAACATTCATCGGAAAAAAGCTGCAGAATTACTATTTACTGGTGAATTCATTGACGCGCGTACCGCAGAGTCACTCGGACTAATCAACAAAGCTGTTCCTGCAAAACAACTGAATGCCGAAGTGCTCCAGATGGCTAATTTAATTATTCGCAAGTCGGCGGTTGCCGTTTCAACGGGAAAACGAATGCTCTATCGGCAAATTGAAATGGGCATCGATGACGCCTACAAATTCGCGGCCGAGACTATGGCCTGCAATATGATGGCTCTTGATGTCAGCGAAGGGATAGATGCATTTATTGAAAAAAGGTCGGCAACCTGGAAGCATGTGTAA
- a CDS encoding NAD(P)-dependent oxidoreductase — protein sequence MINKFRIGVSREAITKDGRTIFGEEATQILEDANVEWAILEDQSAAVTPDHAAEFDAICLMSAPVTRQTLSRKDRKLKLIARFGVGYDSVDVSACNNFGVLLTITPDGVRRPVAASVMAYVLALAHRMFLKDRLVREGRWLDKGNFLGMGLIGRTLGVIGVGNIGAEVLRLAKPFNLNLLGCDPNVSQSDIEALGATKADLTTLLKESDFVSVNCLLNEKTKGLISHEQFRLMKASAYFINTSRGPVVDESALIAALENDLISGAAIDVFEHEPVDLNNPLLQFDNVIVAPHAICHTDECMRLLGEQSFQAAVDLSYGRKPGDLVNPEVLTHPSWVDQWS from the coding sequence ATGATAAATAAATTTCGAATTGGCGTCAGCAGAGAAGCTATTACGAAAGATGGCAGAACGATTTTTGGTGAAGAAGCAACCCAGATTCTTGAGGATGCTAATGTAGAGTGGGCAATTCTTGAGGATCAGTCTGCGGCTGTCACGCCAGACCATGCGGCGGAATTTGATGCGATTTGTTTGATGAGTGCGCCGGTGACACGCCAAACCCTGAGTCGGAAAGACCGAAAATTGAAGCTCATCGCTAGATTTGGGGTGGGTTATGACTCTGTTGATGTGTCCGCTTGTAATAATTTTGGCGTGTTACTTACGATTACCCCCGATGGGGTTAGAAGGCCTGTAGCTGCATCGGTGATGGCGTATGTGCTTGCATTGGCTCATCGTATGTTTCTTAAAGACAGATTGGTTAGAGAAGGGCGATGGCTCGATAAAGGAAATTTTCTTGGAATGGGTTTAATAGGCCGAACTTTGGGGGTGATTGGCGTAGGTAATATCGGCGCAGAAGTTCTGCGTTTAGCAAAGCCATTTAATTTGAATTTGCTCGGGTGCGATCCTAATGTGTCTCAATCAGACATTGAGGCACTGGGTGCTACCAAGGCTGATTTGACAACATTACTTAAAGAATCTGATTTTGTTTCCGTCAATTGTTTATTAAACGAAAAGACCAAGGGTTTAATCAGTCACGAACAATTTAGGCTGATGAAGGCTTCAGCTTATTTTATCAATACCTCTCGTGGCCCGGTAGTTGACGAGAGCGCACTCATCGCTGCGTTAGAGAACGATTTGATATCGGGTGCGGCAATTGATGTGTTTGAGCACGAGCCTGTTGATCTGAATAATCCACTACTTCAGTTTGATAATGTGATTGTTGCGCCCCATGCTATTTGTCACACCGATGAGTGTATGCGTCTCCTTGGGGAGCAATCGTTTCAAGCTGCCGTTGATCTTTCTTATGGACGTAAGCCAGGCGATTTGGTTAATCCTGAGGTTTTAACGCATCCATCGTGGGTCGATCAATGGTCGTAA
- a CDS encoding ACP phosphodiesterase, producing the protein MLAVNHYNVVNGIKLHRKIDLFSDQSDIFRKSCKSIKPEQRRFSRILIDMYFDHIPARHWSQLHSKKLIDFSQHIYQVVLKDRPENTQNFRKVSRLIVEQDWFRTYTSIDGIAQQIERLGSRLKRGNALLGGAIDLVRHLNSFELDFFQFIEEAEEFSDDYAKKLTFNNDKA; encoded by the coding sequence ATGCTAGCGGTTAACCACTATAACGTCGTTAATGGGATCAAACTTCACAGGAAAATTGATCTTTTTTCGGACCAGTCAGACATTTTCAGGAAAAGCTGCAAAAGCATTAAGCCCGAGCAAAGACGATTTTCTCGGATACTGATCGATATGTATTTCGATCATATTCCTGCTAGGCACTGGTCGCAGTTACATTCCAAAAAATTGATAGATTTCAGCCAACACATTTACCAAGTAGTCCTCAAAGATCGACCTGAAAATACACAAAATTTTAGAAAAGTCTCTCGATTAATTGTTGAACAAGACTGGTTCAGAACATACACATCAATAGATGGTATTGCTCAGCAAATCGAGCGATTGGGTTCTAGGTTAAAGCGAGGAAACGCACTTTTAGGCGGCGCGATAGATCTCGTGAGGCACCTGAACTCATTTGAGTTAGATTTTTTTCAGTTCATTGAAGAGGCCGAAGAGTTCTCAGATGATTACGCGAAAAAACTCACATTCAACAACGATAAAGCATAG
- the htpG gene encoding molecular chaperone HtpG, with protein MSDAAAKETLGFQTEVSQLLKLMIHSLYSNKEIFLRELISNASDACDKLRFESLTDASLMGDDVVLKIDISVDRENRTISISDNGIGMSREEVIQNIGTIAKSGTKEFFSKLTGDQAQDATLIGQFGVGFYSSFIVADKVTLISRRIGLEESESVLWESEGKGEFTVESTSKLSRGTQVILHLRADEDDLLEGYRLKTIAQRYSDHINLPIFMPKEEWDAKENKYVLQNESEQINQASAIWARPKTDVTDEQYEDFYKHISHNFEKPLAWAHARVEGKSEYTHLLYLPSKAPFDLWNRDHRRGLKLYVRRVFIMEDAEQLLPGYLRFVRGVVDSSDLPLNVSREILQESRDVDAIRKGCINRVLAMLEDMAENQQDKFKEFWKEFGRVLKEGLGEDWSNKERIAKLLRFSTTAQIDKGEVVTLSDYIARMKEGQDKIYYITAETHAAAKSSPHLEIFKKKDIEVLLLSDRVDEWVVSNLQEFDEKKLVSVAKGSLDLGPIDDKKLDGKSDEVDADGGDLVKRIKEALAGKVKDVRVSTRLVDSPSCLVSDEDEMSMNLSRMLKAAGQESPLIEPILEINIHHPIVKKMAAEKEVARFSDWSSIIFDQAMLADGGSLEDPAAFIVKLNNLILSLPQST; from the coding sequence ATGTCAGATGCTGCTGCTAAAGAGACGCTCGGGTTTCAAACGGAAGTAAGCCAATTACTTAAATTGATGATTCATTCCTTGTATTCAAACAAGGAAATTTTTCTAAGAGAGTTGATTTCAAATGCTTCTGACGCTTGCGATAAACTCAGATTTGAGTCACTCACAGATGCTTCGCTCATGGGTGACGATGTAGTTCTTAAGATTGACATCTCGGTTGATCGTGAAAATAGAACTATTTCTATCTCGGACAACGGGATCGGAATGTCTCGAGAGGAAGTGATACAGAACATCGGGACGATTGCAAAATCCGGAACTAAAGAGTTTTTCAGTAAGCTCACGGGAGATCAGGCTCAAGATGCTACGCTTATTGGGCAATTTGGAGTCGGTTTTTATTCCTCCTTTATTGTCGCAGATAAGGTGACGCTTATTTCTAGACGGATTGGATTGGAGGAGTCTGAATCGGTGCTCTGGGAGTCTGAGGGTAAGGGGGAGTTCACGGTCGAAAGTACGTCCAAGCTGAGTCGAGGCACACAAGTTATTCTGCATTTGAGGGCGGATGAAGACGATTTGCTGGAAGGGTATCGCCTAAAAACAATTGCTCAGCGTTACTCAGACCATATTAATCTCCCTATTTTTATGCCTAAAGAAGAATGGGATGCCAAAGAAAATAAGTACGTTCTTCAGAATGAATCTGAACAAATTAATCAAGCATCAGCGATATGGGCTCGACCGAAAACCGATGTAACTGATGAGCAATATGAGGATTTTTACAAGCATATCTCTCACAATTTTGAGAAGCCGTTAGCATGGGCTCATGCTCGAGTTGAGGGGAAAAGTGAATATACCCACTTGTTGTATCTTCCGAGTAAAGCTCCTTTTGACCTCTGGAACAGGGATCATAGACGAGGGTTAAAGCTCTATGTTCGCCGTGTATTTATTATGGAGGATGCAGAGCAGTTATTACCTGGGTATCTTCGTTTCGTCAGAGGTGTTGTAGATTCCTCAGATCTACCGTTAAATGTTTCCAGGGAAATATTGCAAGAATCTAGAGATGTTGATGCCATTCGTAAGGGGTGTATTAATCGAGTTCTGGCCATGCTTGAGGATATGGCTGAAAATCAACAGGATAAATTTAAGGAATTTTGGAAAGAATTTGGTCGCGTTCTCAAAGAAGGTCTTGGGGAAGATTGGAGCAATAAAGAGCGCATTGCTAAGTTACTTCGATTCTCAACGACTGCTCAAATTGATAAGGGTGAAGTTGTTACCCTAAGTGATTATATTGCACGTATGAAAGAGGGGCAGGATAAGATCTACTACATTACCGCTGAGACGCATGCTGCGGCGAAATCAAGTCCTCATCTGGAAATATTTAAGAAAAAAGATATTGAGGTTCTTTTGCTCTCTGACCGGGTTGATGAGTGGGTAGTCTCTAATCTCCAAGAGTTCGATGAAAAAAAACTCGTCTCAGTAGCTAAAGGTTCTCTTGATTTAGGTCCAATTGATGATAAGAAACTTGATGGTAAGTCTGATGAGGTAGATGCTGACGGTGGTGACTTAGTGAAGCGTATTAAGGAGGCGTTAGCGGGGAAAGTCAAAGATGTTCGTGTGTCGACTCGACTAGTCGATTCTCCTTCATGTTTGGTATCTGATGAGGATGAAATGAGTATGAATCTTTCAAGAATGTTGAAGGCTGCAGGACAAGAATCGCCTTTAATTGAACCGATTCTGGAAATTAATATTCATCATCCGATTGTGAAGAAAATGGCGGCCGAGAAAGAAGTCGCCCGCTTTTCGGACTGGAGCTCAATTATCTTTGATCAGGCTATGTTGGCTGATGGCGGCTCACTTGAGGATCCTGCGGCGTTTATCGTCAAATTGAATAATTTAATCTTGAGTCTGCCTCAAAGTACTTGA
- a CDS encoding aldolase/citrate lyase family protein, with protein sequence MRDNIIKKKVLAGEPVFGTFGWEFLVPGLPQIVKSSGADFLLIDMEHSGVSYETLKTQIALCRGLDLVPMCRIPSNQYHYISRALDLGALGIMAPMVGSAQEAEFIVSCTQYPPKGRRGAAFGFASDDYLGGNVSEKIEIANQRTLVMALIETKDGIENINEIAAVPGIDVLWLGHFDLTNFLGIPGEFSNPKYLDAVERLRDAARRYGKVLACMSANDEWSREYWLKDFRLFAVGVDSTLLQSALKAGIDVLRDLSDK encoded by the coding sequence ATGCGAGATAACATTATAAAGAAAAAAGTTCTTGCCGGAGAGCCTGTATTCGGAACCTTCGGGTGGGAGTTCTTAGTCCCTGGTTTACCTCAAATCGTTAAGTCCTCAGGTGCCGATTTTTTGCTGATTGATATGGAGCATTCAGGTGTCAGTTACGAAACTTTAAAAACACAGATTGCACTGTGTCGTGGGCTTGATTTAGTTCCGATGTGCCGTATTCCATCAAATCAATATCACTATATTTCTCGCGCTCTAGATTTGGGTGCGCTCGGCATCATGGCACCCATGGTGGGTAGTGCACAAGAAGCGGAGTTTATTGTCTCCTGTACTCAGTACCCTCCAAAAGGCAGGAGAGGGGCTGCATTTGGATTTGCATCTGATGATTATTTGGGTGGAAATGTCAGCGAAAAAATTGAAATAGCTAATCAGCGCACTTTGGTCATGGCGTTAATTGAAACAAAGGATGGTATTGAAAACATCAATGAGATTGCGGCGGTGCCTGGCATTGATGTTCTATGGTTGGGTCATTTTGATTTGACGAACTTTTTAGGCATCCCAGGAGAGTTTTCTAATCCAAAGTATTTGGATGCAGTTGAGCGTCTTCGTGATGCTGCAAGGCGGTATGGCAAGGTGCTCGCGTGTATGTCAGCAAATGACGAGTGGAGTAGGGAATATTGGTTAAAAGATTTTCGATTATTTGCTGTTGGGGTTGACTCAACGTTGCTGCAGTCGGCCCTTAAGGCGGGTATCGATGTTTTGAGAGACTTGTCTGATAAGTAA
- a CDS encoding cupin domain-containing protein: MSDKKKFSCNHLDDREFKKDGLRPFFEYRDLGIKEATNGAVVAHVIRAVPGEHTVPRQHYHDVTFQMIYILKGWVEFDYAGVGRKRLTAGTCVHQPPGIHHKEIEHSDDLELIEIVMPGVFETMES, encoded by the coding sequence ATGAGCGATAAAAAGAAATTTTCTTGTAATCATTTAGATGACAGAGAATTCAAAAAAGATGGTTTGCGCCCTTTTTTTGAGTACAGGGATTTAGGCATAAAAGAGGCGACCAATGGGGCTGTTGTTGCGCACGTTATTCGAGCGGTTCCCGGCGAGCATACAGTCCCTCGCCAACATTATCATGATGTCACATTTCAAATGATCTACATTTTAAAAGGTTGGGTAGAGTTCGATTATGCGGGGGTCGGACGAAAGCGGTTAACGGCTGGAACATGTGTACATCAGCCGCCCGGGATTCATCATAAAGAGATCGAACATAGTGACGACTTAGAGTTGATAGAGATTGTTATGCCAGGGGTCTTTGAGACAATGGAGAGTTAA
- a CDS encoding DUF599 family protein, with translation MTMDNTSFTVIDYLAIAIFYFGWVGYAKFARRAADKGMPSLMSVMVRYREQWWRGTIRRDLKIVDANIILTLANGATFFASTTILILGALLALLGNADRVIMILADLPFAVENDTLAWNCKIVLLLAIFIYAFFKFTWSLRQHFFCSVMVGAAPDTDATPDVHEQFIQRGSKMASIASNTFNDGLRAYYFGLSVLPWFLNAWLFILSNMMVIGILYHREFKSDALKAMLGNDLSKGSCN, from the coding sequence ATGACAATGGATAACACATCGTTTACCGTCATTGACTATTTGGCAATTGCCATATTCTATTTCGGTTGGGTTGGCTATGCCAAATTCGCAAGGCGTGCTGCTGACAAGGGAATGCCTAGTTTGATGAGTGTTATGGTGCGTTACCGAGAGCAATGGTGGCGCGGGACTATTCGGAGAGATCTAAAGATCGTTGATGCAAACATTATTCTCACCTTAGCAAATGGCGCTACGTTTTTTGCTTCAACGACTATTTTGATCTTGGGTGCGCTACTGGCGCTATTGGGTAACGCCGACCGAGTGATAATGATTCTTGCTGATTTGCCATTTGCGGTTGAGAACGACACCTTGGCATGGAACTGTAAAATAGTATTACTGCTCGCTATATTTATATATGCTTTCTTTAAGTTTACCTGGTCTCTAAGGCAGCATTTTTTTTGTTCGGTAATGGTGGGCGCAGCACCGGATACTGATGCCACACCTGATGTGCACGAACAATTCATTCAGCGTGGCTCGAAAATGGCGAGTATTGCTTCTAATACCTTTAACGACGGATTGCGTGCTTATTACTTTGGCCTATCAGTCTTGCCTTGGTTTTTAAATGCCTGGCTCTTTATTTTGTCTAACATGATGGTGATAGGCATTCTTTACCATCGAGAATTTAAGTCTGATGCGTTAAAAGCAATGCTTGGAAATGATTTAAGTAAAGGCTCATGTAATTAA
- a CDS encoding serine/threonine protein kinase, which yields MKFQAEETPYFGLGPDLILNALDHVGWKTTGKLIPLNSFENRVYQIGVYDDDLEFDVVAKFYRPGRWSKNQLLEEHRFTFDLSDVELPVIAPIRINKESLFKAEQFQFAVFEKKGGRAPNLEDDFVLGWIGRLIGRIHAVSATQSFRYRPTISTDQFGRDPVNFIISKGFIPVELRKTYEDLVDLALTAIDEALKGVQGLSFIRLLGDCHPGNILWMEDGPSFVDLDDAVMGPAVQDLWMLLSGDRESMAQQLRKVLIGYEQFMTFDYQQIALIEPLRTLRMINYSGWLAQRWKDPAFQVAFPWFGSQRYWEEHLGHMREQIGLMQERFSV from the coding sequence TTGAAGTTTCAGGCTGAGGAGACACCATATTTCGGTCTAGGCCCAGACCTGATTCTTAATGCGCTTGACCATGTTGGGTGGAAAACCACAGGAAAGTTAATTCCTCTAAATAGTTTCGAGAACCGGGTTTATCAAATTGGCGTTTATGATGACGATTTGGAATTCGATGTAGTCGCAAAATTTTATCGTCCTGGTAGGTGGTCCAAAAATCAATTGCTGGAGGAGCACAGATTTACGTTTGATTTGTCCGATGTTGAGCTTCCGGTGATTGCTCCTATTAGGATCAATAAAGAGTCTCTTTTTAAGGCTGAGCAATTTCAATTTGCCGTATTTGAAAAAAAAGGTGGACGAGCGCCTAATCTAGAGGATGACTTTGTATTGGGGTGGATTGGTCGATTGATCGGTCGTATTCATGCGGTATCCGCGACGCAATCGTTCCGGTATCGTCCTACTATAAGCACGGACCAGTTCGGTAGGGATCCCGTTAACTTCATAATAAGTAAAGGGTTCATTCCTGTTGAATTACGTAAGACGTACGAAGATCTTGTGGATCTCGCTTTAACGGCGATTGATGAGGCTTTAAAAGGAGTACAAGGCTTATCCTTCATTCGTTTGTTGGGAGACTGCCACCCAGGGAATATTTTGTGGATGGAAGATGGCCCGAGTTTTGTTGACTTGGATGATGCTGTTATGGGTCCGGCCGTTCAGGATTTATGGATGTTGTTGTCGGGAGATCGGGAATCTATGGCGCAGCAGTTGCGGAAAGTCTTAATAGGCTATGAGCAATTTATGACCTTCGACTACCAACAGATCGCCTTAATCGAGCCCCTTCGAACGCTACGCATGATCAACTACTCTGGCTGGTTGGCTCAGCGATGGAAAGATCCTGCGTTCCAGGTCGCTTTTCCATGGTTTGGATCACAGCGATATTGGGAAGAGCATTTAGGCCATATGCGAGAGCAAATTGGTTTGATGCAGGAGAGGTTTTCTGTTTAA
- a CDS encoding quinone oxidoreductase, producing MTKVVKFHKTGGPQVLSLENMIVGKPKLGEARVRHTAIGLNFIDTYHRSGLYPLPLPSGVGLEGAGVVEAIGAGVTHIKPGDRVVYAGGPPGAYAQERVMPATKLVKVPAGVSDEDAAAMMLKGLTVQMLIRRVYRVQKGETVLFHAAAGGVGLIACQWLNALGVKVIGTVGSDAKAKIAKAHGCHYTINYTNENFAERVREITKGRGVPVVFDSVGKDTFHGSLDCLQPRGLLTVFGNGSGPVRDIDVNILAKGSFYLTRPSIMIYTAMRSDLEAGAKELFSMVKSGKVKIDINQRYALADAANAHRDLEARKTTGSTILMP from the coding sequence ATGACAAAAGTAGTTAAGTTTCACAAGACGGGTGGTCCTCAGGTTTTGTCACTAGAGAATATGATTGTTGGCAAGCCTAAACTAGGAGAGGCTCGTGTTCGACACACGGCGATCGGCTTAAACTTTATCGATACTTATCATCGATCTGGCCTTTATCCGCTTCCATTACCTAGTGGTGTTGGTTTAGAGGGCGCAGGCGTGGTTGAGGCGATTGGAGCTGGGGTAACGCACATCAAGCCCGGTGACCGAGTGGTATATGCTGGAGGCCCTCCTGGAGCTTATGCGCAGGAAAGAGTGATGCCCGCTACTAAGTTGGTTAAAGTGCCTGCTGGAGTCTCTGATGAGGATGCGGCAGCAATGATGCTCAAGGGTCTGACAGTACAAATGCTCATACGTCGTGTCTACCGTGTACAAAAAGGTGAGACAGTTTTATTCCATGCGGCCGCTGGTGGGGTTGGTTTGATTGCTTGTCAGTGGCTCAATGCCCTAGGTGTCAAGGTGATTGGTACGGTTGGTTCAGATGCAAAAGCGAAAATTGCTAAAGCGCATGGATGTCACTACACGATTAATTACACTAATGAAAATTTTGCTGAGCGTGTTCGGGAAATTACTAAAGGTCGAGGAGTGCCGGTGGTGTTCGACTCAGTGGGCAAGGATACATTTCACGGCTCGTTGGATTGTCTCCAGCCGAGAGGACTGTTGACTGTATTTGGTAATGGTTCAGGCCCGGTGAGGGACATTGATGTGAATATACTCGCGAAAGGTTCTTTTTACCTTACTAGACCCTCCATCATGATTTATACGGCGATGCGTTCAGATCTGGAAGCCGGGGCGAAAGAACTTTTTAGTATGGTCAAGTCCGGTAAAGTAAAAATAGATATTAATCAGCGATATGCATTAGCCGATGCTGCTAACGCGCACAGAGATCTTGAAGCTCGGAAAACTACGGGTTCAACGATTTTGATGCCTTGA
- a CDS encoding CDP-alcohol phosphatidyltransferase family protein — protein MISVLPNTITLGRLLSVPFLAIILSSHDYQLAFWFFLVLSFSDGLDGYIARRFNAITTAGTILDPVADKLLVITCASILAWDGLLPLWIGIPLVLRDIVMLSVGLLDSTLRDIRVLPNLWGKSHAALAFLAIALAIAQEAKLFVGDLILDVMLPALLVTLSISTVVYFVEWRRVRLNGRATSAASM, from the coding sequence ATGATTAGTGTGCTTCCGAATACCATTACCCTTGGTCGATTGTTGTCAGTTCCGTTTTTGGCAATCATATTGTCAAGCCACGACTATCAACTGGCTTTTTGGTTTTTTTTAGTTTTAAGCTTTTCGGACGGTTTGGATGGGTATATTGCTCGTCGATTCAATGCAATCACAACGGCAGGAACGATACTGGATCCTGTTGCCGATAAGTTGTTGGTCATTACCTGTGCATCGATCTTAGCCTGGGACGGGTTATTACCTCTGTGGATTGGCATTCCTCTAGTTTTAAGAGACATTGTGATGCTGAGTGTTGGACTGCTTGACAGCACATTAAGAGATATTCGAGTGTTACCTAATCTATGGGGTAAGTCACATGCGGCACTCGCGTTTCTAGCTATTGCACTTGCTATTGCGCAAGAGGCCAAATTATTCGTGGGCGATTTAATCCTAGACGTGATGCTACCAGCATTATTAGTAACTTTATCTATTTCTACCGTCGTATATTTTGTCGAGTGGCGGCGTGTTCGCCTTAATGGTCGCGCCACATCAGCAGCATCTATGTAG
- a CDS encoding SDR family oxidoreductase, with protein sequence MFRLDGKIALVSGASRGLGWGMAKALASQGAHVFLNGRDPVSLGKRVLELTENRLLATAMAFDVTQSAKIKRAVAQIVSEQGRIDILVANAGIQHRAPISEFDEDDFRRVMDTNLIGVWALAKEVSKSMVQARSGRIIFTGSITAQLGRPTISAYIASKGGVHSLARQLAVELGDKGITANVIAPGYFATEMNEALIEDKDFNHWVCSRVPVRRWGEVDEIGSAAVFLASDESAYVNGHVLTVDGGFSISM encoded by the coding sequence ATGTTTCGTTTGGACGGAAAAATCGCGCTGGTTTCTGGAGCCTCGCGTGGACTTGGTTGGGGTATGGCAAAGGCGCTAGCAAGTCAGGGAGCTCATGTATTTTTGAATGGTCGAGATCCTGTCAGTTTAGGTAAACGTGTTTTGGAGTTAACTGAGAACAGATTATTGGCAACGGCGATGGCTTTTGATGTTACCCAATCTGCAAAGATTAAGCGAGCTGTTGCCCAAATTGTTAGCGAGCAGGGGCGCATAGATATTCTTGTTGCGAATGCAGGCATACAGCATCGTGCACCGATCAGTGAGTTTGATGAAGACGATTTCCGGCGCGTTATGGATACTAATTTGATCGGTGTATGGGCATTAGCCAAAGAAGTGTCGAAGTCTATGGTTCAGGCTCGCTCTGGACGAATTATTTTTACCGGTTCCATTACGGCGCAACTAGGTCGACCGACTATATCCGCATATATTGCGTCAAAAGGAGGTGTGCATTCGCTTGCGAGACAGTTGGCGGTTGAGTTGGGTGATAAAGGCATTACTGCCAACGTGATAGCACCTGGATATTTTGCGACAGAAATGAACGAAGCCCTTATAGAGGATAAAGATTTTAACCATTGGGTATGCTCGCGCGTGCCCGTAAGGCGTTGGGGTGAGGTTGATGAAATAGGGTCTGCGGCTGTATTTTTAGCCTCTGACGAGTCCGCCTACGTGAATGGTCATGTGTTGACGGTAGATGGCGGGTTCAGCATCTCCATGTGA
- a CDS encoding SDR family NAD(P)-dependent oxidoreductase yields MKTVLVTGAGRGIGLAVAKKFSSMGWIVLSLDKEFQAICIGERIVFDLRSLDKIPYLIDQLGPIDTLVNNAAVLFCDPMDLIPQDHIQEILEVNLLAPARLIESVSLGMRSRGGGRIVSVGSVSAFTGHPDLWYGATKAALLNLTKSYASHLGRDNIFVNAVAPGPTLTMMYEQLPDSRKESVMSSVHSGRPCLPEEVAEAIFWLGAESPAYVSGTTVDVNGGSYSR; encoded by the coding sequence ATGAAAACAGTATTGGTCACTGGTGCTGGTAGAGGCATAGGTTTGGCTGTCGCTAAAAAATTCTCATCGATGGGTTGGATTGTGTTATCTCTAGATAAAGAGTTCCAAGCCATCTGTATTGGGGAACGTATTGTATTCGACTTGAGATCTCTCGATAAAATTCCGTATTTAATAGATCAATTAGGGCCAATTGATACGTTGGTTAATAATGCAGCAGTACTATTTTGTGACCCGATGGATTTAATACCTCAGGATCATATACAGGAGATTCTAGAGGTTAATCTTTTAGCCCCTGCGAGATTGATTGAGTCTGTCTCATTGGGTATGAGATCTCGAGGCGGTGGCCGTATTGTTTCGGTTGGTTCAGTTTCGGCATTTACCGGGCATCCTGATCTTTGGTATGGCGCGACGAAGGCGGCGTTACTAAATCTTACAAAGAGTTATGCTTCGCATCTCGGCCGAGATAATATATTTGTGAATGCGGTTGCACCTGGACCAACTTTGACAATGATGTATGAGCAATTACCTGATTCCAGAAAAGAATCGGTAATGAGCAGTGTGCATAGCGGACGACCTTGTTTGCCAGAGGAGGTCGCGGAGGCTATTTTTTGGTTGGGAGCGGAAAGTCCGGCTTATGTTTCTGGAACTACTGTTGACGTAAATGGTGGTTCCTACTCTCGATGA